One Chloroherpetonaceae bacterium DNA segment encodes these proteins:
- a CDS encoding PDDEXK nuclease domain-containing protein encodes MAKRKIETDRSQLLFDSIRTLINESKSAIAISVNRQLTLLYWNIGKTIKSDILHNKRAGYGEQVIETLSLKLTEEFGKGWTKQQLWNCLYTVETIPSKKIIYTLSGELSWSHIKELIYIKDDLQREFYMQLCKNEQWSVRQLRERKDSMLYERTALSKKPSKLIQKELKALQNRQPVSPDVFFRDPYLLDFLGLQDAFSEKDLESAIIAELQRFITELGNDFAFLARQKRISVDGEDYYIDLLFYHRQLHRLVAIDLKLGKFKTAYKAQMELYLKWLNKYEKKEHEESPIGLILCADKSQEHIELLELDKGNIRVAQYYTILPSKKLLQEKLHKVLLKAQQNVTSIHNNDR; translated from the coding sequence ATGGCCAAAAGAAAAATAGAAACTGATCGCAGCCAGTTACTTTTTGATTCTATCAGAACTCTAATCAACGAGAGTAAATCGGCCATCGCCATTTCAGTTAATCGGCAATTAACATTGCTGTATTGGAATATTGGGAAAACGATCAAATCAGATATTCTTCACAATAAGAGAGCAGGATACGGAGAACAAGTCATTGAAACCTTATCCCTTAAACTCACCGAAGAATTCGGGAAAGGCTGGACTAAACAACAACTTTGGAATTGTCTCTACACCGTAGAGACAATTCCTTCCAAAAAAATTATCTATACACTGTCGGGAGAATTGAGCTGGTCACATATCAAAGAACTGATTTACATCAAAGATGATTTGCAACGAGAGTTTTATATGCAACTTTGCAAAAATGAACAGTGGAGTGTACGCCAGCTTAGAGAAAGAAAAGATAGTATGTTATATGAACGAACCGCCTTATCTAAAAAGCCTTCAAAACTCATTCAAAAAGAGCTAAAAGCCCTGCAAAATCGACAACCCGTTTCGCCCGACGTATTTTTCAGAGACCCTTACCTACTCGACTTTTTGGGATTACAAGATGCTTTTAGTGAAAAAGATCTTGAATCAGCGATTATTGCAGAGTTACAACGCTTTATTACTGAACTTGGAAATGATTTTGCTTTTCTGGCACGGCAAAAACGGATTTCGGTTGATGGAGAAGATTATTACATCGATTTGCTTTTTTATCATCGGCAACTGCATCGGCTTGTTGCCATTGACCTGAAACTCGGGAAATTTAAAACCGCTTATAAAGCACAAATGGAATTGTATCTCAAATGGCTAAATAAATACGAAAAAAAGGAACATGAAGAGTCACCGATTGGCTTGATTTTATGTGCCGATAAATCACAAGAACATATAGAATTACTTGAACTCGATAAAGGGAATATTCGCGTTGCTCAGTACTACACCATTCTTCCATCCAAAAAGTTGCTCCAAGAAAAACTGCATAAAGTCTTACTGAAAGCCCAACAAAATGTAACGTCTATACATAACAATGACAGATAA
- a CDS encoding TaqI-like C-terminal specificity domain-containing protein has protein sequence MTDKDYDKLKQIEAAIQGFNNKNLYESSLAFYKALDYQSHKTQRISPATFEGFIDSFSLTKNAINQEKALVSHWQNIEFIFQFSDAEITRVQALFETGEVDRNEYQSFLFFTIQLKEESYKRSELVKITRELNVPFKMPVIVLFHYGNKLTLSIIDRRLHKKDTSKDVLEKVTLIKDIDITNPQRAHKEILKDLSLNELYNEHKFTSFVELHKAWKATLNISELNKKFFQELSNWYFWAMDNVSFPDDLEKKKDVRNATNLIRLITRVIFIWFIKEKSLVPDALFRKEYLEKILKDFNKNKKSANYYNAILQNLFFGTLNQKMDERKFAKDGDRKTNEEEYTVKNLYRYADLFKISENEVVEIFKDIPFLNGGLFDCLDNPQGKNIYVDGFSRNPKKQAYVPDYIFFSEEIDIDLNKVYATKNKKYKSKGLFNLLHSYKFTIAENTPIEEEIALDPELLGKVFENLLASYNPETQTTARKQTGSFYTPREIVNYMVDESLLEYLKNALLDEPLGQLTIGDEQIDAFGNDTRSGQLKLEEKANLNPWKGKESELNLKLRDLFAYTVSANPFNYTDTHQLISAINRCKILDPACGSGAFPMGVLHKLVHLLGKLDPDNSKWRTEQEKKIIGDKIYELEKDKRAIEGLNDAAVKEKAIQAVQERLKEIKDIFNCENNFDDYSRKLFLIENCIYGIDIQPIAVQISKLRFFISLIIDQNKQASKENFGIRSLPNLETKFVAANTLIGLDKPAQTLLRNPEIEVKENQLKELRHKYFTANTRKEKLQYQKQDKKLRQEIAKMLESDGWQTSVAKQIVAFDPYDQNTFAPWFDPEWMFGLTSGFDIVIGNPPYIFTRDADFSDEFKDYISKIYFSLLASKDKKSKANQSGKINLFALFILRGLFESRKNGIITYIVPNNLLRTTTYDLVRKYLLENSKIDELVDLGSGVFDNVTASTIIFRLNNRKPTISDKSKIITNIKDITKEEFDISEIEQNQFLKNVSFTFNLFADSDTNELLNKIYDGKKHLGDFCIDIIEGIVAHKHLVIESKVKNSFPMLEGKTIRRYGLNSVNKNIIWNKDEIHRTRPDYLWEAPVKILIQRISGGTNPLTATIDIDRHKTFASINNLLLKEKYKNMYEFFVALLNSKIWNWYYANSFSNNSELTVNISKTYLEKLPVVEYNEKLLLVFKKIVDCIIISKRNNSDSNVSFFERLIDAMVYELYLPEEIKAGGAEVLKHLGNLPELNEGQDEKNLKTIEKVYKELSDPKHPISAALQNLVQIEEVKIIEGIK, from the coding sequence ATGACAGATAAAGACTACGATAAACTCAAGCAGATAGAAGCCGCGATTCAGGGTTTCAACAATAAAAACCTGTATGAAAGTAGTTTGGCTTTTTATAAAGCTTTAGACTATCAGAGCCATAAAACACAACGCATAAGTCCCGCCACTTTTGAAGGATTTATAGATAGTTTCAGCCTCACAAAAAACGCCATCAACCAAGAGAAAGCGTTGGTTAGCCATTGGCAAAACATTGAGTTTATTTTTCAATTCTCTGATGCAGAAATTACCCGTGTGCAAGCGCTGTTTGAAACTGGCGAAGTGGACAGAAACGAATACCAAAGCTTCTTGTTTTTCACCATACAACTGAAAGAAGAAAGCTACAAAAGAAGCGAGCTTGTAAAGATTACCCGGGAACTGAATGTGCCCTTTAAAATGCCGGTAATCGTTCTGTTTCATTACGGTAACAAACTCACGCTTTCCATCATTGACCGCAGGTTGCACAAAAAAGACACCAGTAAAGATGTATTAGAGAAAGTTACCTTAATTAAAGACATTGACATTACCAATCCACAAAGAGCACATAAAGAAATTCTAAAAGACCTGAGCTTGAATGAACTTTATAATGAGCATAAGTTCACCAGCTTTGTAGAACTGCATAAAGCGTGGAAAGCTACGCTCAATATTTCTGAACTCAATAAAAAATTCTTTCAGGAGCTTTCCAATTGGTATTTCTGGGCAATGGACAATGTTTCTTTCCCGGACGATTTGGAGAAAAAGAAAGATGTTCGAAATGCGACGAATCTCATTCGCCTGATTACTCGCGTGATTTTCATTTGGTTTATCAAAGAAAAATCACTCGTCCCCGATGCACTGTTCAGAAAAGAATACTTAGAAAAAATCTTGAAAGACTTCAACAAGAATAAGAAGTCTGCAAACTACTATAATGCCATTTTGCAAAACTTATTTTTTGGAACGCTAAACCAAAAAATGGATGAACGAAAATTTGCTAAAGATGGAGACAGGAAAACAAATGAAGAAGAATACACTGTTAAAAATCTTTATCGTTATGCTGATCTTTTTAAAATTAGCGAAAATGAAGTAGTTGAAATATTCAAAGATATTCCTTTTTTGAATGGTGGTTTATTTGACTGTTTAGATAATCCTCAGGGGAAAAATATTTATGTAGATGGTTTTAGCCGCAACCCTAAGAAGCAAGCTTATGTGCCCGACTACATTTTCTTTAGTGAAGAAATAGACATTGACCTTAATAAGGTTTATGCCACAAAAAATAAAAAGTACAAATCAAAAGGCTTATTCAACCTCTTACATAGCTACAAATTCACTATTGCAGAAAACACTCCCATAGAGGAAGAAATTGCACTCGATCCGGAACTCTTGGGCAAAGTCTTTGAAAATTTGCTTGCCAGTTATAACCCCGAAACCCAAACCACCGCAAGAAAACAAACGGGCAGCTTTTATACCCCGCGTGAAATCGTAAACTATATGGTGGATGAATCGCTCTTGGAGTATCTTAAAAATGCATTGCTTGATGAACCGTTGGGTCAACTCACTATTGGTGACGAGCAGATTGATGCCTTTGGAAATGATACCCGCAGCGGACAGTTGAAATTGGAAGAAAAAGCAAACCTCAATCCTTGGAAGGGAAAAGAATCGGAGTTAAATCTGAAACTGCGTGACTTATTTGCCTACACTGTCTCAGCAAATCCTTTTAATTACACCGATACCCATCAACTGATTTCTGCCATTAACCGCTGCAAGATTTTAGACCCCGCTTGCGGCTCCGGTGCTTTTCCGATGGGTGTGCTGCATAAACTCGTGCATCTGCTCGGCAAACTTGACCCAGATAATAGCAAGTGGAGAACCGAACAAGAAAAAAAGATTATCGGTGATAAAATTTATGAACTTGAAAAAGATAAACGCGCCATTGAGGGCTTAAACGATGCCGCAGTAAAAGAAAAAGCAATCCAAGCTGTTCAAGAGCGATTGAAAGAAATCAAAGATATTTTCAATTGCGAAAACAATTTTGATGACTACTCTAGAAAGTTATTCCTTATTGAAAATTGCATTTACGGAATAGATATCCAACCCATAGCCGTTCAGATTTCAAAACTACGTTTTTTCATCTCGCTCATTATTGACCAAAACAAACAGGCAAGCAAAGAAAATTTTGGCATTAGAAGTTTGCCCAATTTGGAAACCAAATTTGTTGCGGCCAATACGCTGATTGGTTTGGACAAACCCGCACAAACACTTTTACGCAACCCTGAAATTGAAGTAAAAGAAAACCAACTGAAAGAACTCCGCCACAAATACTTTACAGCCAATACCCGTAAAGAAAAACTACAATACCAGAAGCAAGACAAAAAGCTACGACAGGAAATTGCTAAAATGCTGGAAAGCGATGGCTGGCAAACTTCAGTAGCTAAGCAGATTGTGGCTTTTGACCCTTACGACCAAAATACATTTGCCCCTTGGTTTGACCCCGAATGGATGTTTGGACTTACCAGTGGTTTTGATATTGTAATTGGAAATCCACCATATATTTTTACACGTGATGCTGACTTTTCTGATGAGTTTAAAGACTATATTTCAAAAATATATTTTTCACTGTTAGCCTCAAAAGACAAAAAATCAAAGGCTAATCAATCTGGTAAAATTAATCTATTCGCCTTATTCATTTTAAGAGGTTTATTCGAAAGTAGAAAGAATGGAATAATAACTTATATAGTTCCAAACAACCTATTGAGAACAACAACCTACGACTTAGTTCGCAAATACCTTTTAGAGAATTCAAAGATTGATGAACTGGTTGATTTAGGAAGCGGAGTATTTGATAATGTTACTGCCTCAACAATTATTTTTCGGTTGAATAACCGAAAACCAACTATCTCCGATAAATCAAAAATTATTACCAACATTAAAGACATTACAAAAGAAGAATTTGATATTTCTGAAATAGAACAAAACCAATTCTTGAAAAATGTAAGTTTTACATTTAATCTTTTTGCAGATAGCGATACGAATGAGTTATTAAATAAAATTTATGACGGAAAAAAGCATTTAGGGGATTTTTGTATTGATATTATTGAAGGGATAGTTGCACACAAACATCTTGTAATAGAATCAAAAGTTAAAAATAGTTTTCCTATGCTTGAAGGAAAAACGATAAGAAGATATGGTCTGAATTCAGTAAACAAAAACATAATTTGGAATAAAGATGAAATTCATAGAACTCGCCCTGACTACCTTTGGGAGGCACCTGTAAAAATATTAATTCAACGAATAAGCGGTGGCACAAATCCATTAACAGCAACAATTGATATTGATAGGCATAAAACTTTTGCGTCAATTAATAATCTTTTACTGAAAGAGAAGTATAAAAATATGTACGAGTTTTTTGTGGCTTTACTAAACTCAAAGATTTGGAATTGGTATTATGCAAATAGTTTTTCAAATAACTCCGAATTAACTGTTAATATCTCAAAGACTTATTTAGAAAAACTTCCTGTAGTTGAATATAATGAAAAACTTCTCTTGGTTTTTAAAAAAATAGTTGACTGCATAATAATTTCAAAAAGAAATAATAGCGATTCAAATGTTTCATTTTTTGAACGACTTATTGATGCAATGGTGTATGAATTGTATTTGCCCGAAGAAATAAAAGCCGGTGGTGCAGAAGTATTAAAGCATTTGGGCAATTTACCGGAACTGAATGAAGGGCAAGACGAGAAGAATTTAAAAACTATTGAAAAGGTTTATAAAGAACTATCAGACCCCAAGCATCCTATCAGTGCTGCATTGCAAAATCTTGTTCAAATCGAAGAAGTTAAAATAATTGAAGGAATAAAATGA
- a CDS encoding DUF2442 domain-containing protein produces the protein MNKYHEIQGIDFINDNLHIVIDGKAYEFPLHVISKRLFNASDIERRTYHISSSGYGIHWKLIDEDLSIDGLLGIHHSPAFTNEVNPFPQ, from the coding sequence ATGAATAAGTATCATGAGATTCAGGGTATTGATTTTATCAACGATAATTTGCATATCGTTATTGATGGTAAAGCGTATGAATTTCCTTTGCATGTGATTTCTAAACGATTATTTAATGCCTCGGATATTGAACGGCGGACTTACCACATTTCATCCTCCGGTTATGGCATTCATTGGAAACTCATTGATGAAGATTTATCCATCGATGGATTATTAGGAATTCATCATTCTCCCGCCTTTACCAATGAAGTAAACCCTTTTCCACAATAA
- a CDS encoding glycerate kinase, translating into MHITIAPDSFKGTFTAHEIAAMIRDALHSSFHTTLLPMADGGEGTAEILANHFHAIPHSVKVLGPLQEPLSASFYFDAQHQRAFLDMASASGITHCRTLQPHLATTYGTGELLKHAVALGAKEIVLGIGGSATIDGGAGFLMALGAKLLDAEGNSIPLGHHGLHRLETLDLLPAIQWLADASVTLTIPTDVTNPLLGARGAVSVFGPQKGVPISEFPDFEFGLNHFAEKLESAVGQSLRDCDGTGAAGGLGFALLALGARLVSGSEFVAEVIGLIESIAQSDLVITGEGKADATSLSGKVTGYVISLSLKKKKPVLLIAGTLDQEIERQLPNESRVTIRGLFSTPPMSLTAAKSETPTRLRAAIQTFFSEK; encoded by the coding sequence TTGCACATCACCATTGCCCCCGATTCCTTCAAAGGCACTTTTACCGCTCACGAAATCGCGGCGATGATTCGCGATGCACTCCATTCTTCCTTTCACACTACCCTTCTTCCAATGGCCGATGGCGGTGAGGGCACTGCGGAGATTTTAGCCAATCACTTTCATGCAATTCCTCATTCTGTGAAGGTTTTAGGTCCGCTTCAAGAACCCCTTTCGGCTTCGTTTTACTTCGACGCTCAACATCAACGCGCATTTTTGGATATGGCGAGTGCTTCGGGAATCACACATTGCCGCACGCTTCAACCACATTTGGCAACCACTTATGGCACCGGCGAATTGCTCAAACACGCCGTGGCCTTAGGTGCTAAGGAGATTGTGTTGGGAATCGGTGGTAGTGCTACAATTGACGGTGGGGCGGGGTTTTTGATGGCTCTGGGCGCAAAATTGCTCGATGCAGAAGGGAATTCTATTCCGCTCGGTCATCACGGTCTTCATCGCCTTGAAACGCTTGATCTTCTTCCCGCAATTCAATGGCTGGCAGACGCTAGTGTCACTTTAACGATTCCAACGGATGTCACGAATCCGCTCCTTGGCGCGCGCGGCGCGGTTTCGGTATTCGGTCCACAGAAGGGCGTTCCCATTTCGGAATTCCCCGATTTTGAATTCGGTTTGAATCATTTTGCAGAGAAGCTTGAATCGGCGGTTGGCCAATCGCTTCGCGACTGCGATGGCACGGGTGCAGCGGGTGGTTTGGGGTTTGCGCTTTTGGCGTTGGGGGCAAGGTTGGTTTCAGGGAGTGAATTTGTGGCTGAGGTAATTGGTCTAATTGAATCAATTGCTCAGTCAGATTTGGTGATTACCGGAGAAGGGAAGGCTGACGCGACTTCGCTTTCGGGGAAGGTGACGGGATATGTGATTTCCCTTTCTTTGAAGAAAAAGAAGCCGGTTTTGCTGATTGCCGGAACGCTTGATCAAGAAATTGAGAGACAACTACCTAATGAGTCTCGGGTTACGATTCGAGGGCTGTTTTCGACGCCGCCGATGAGTTTAACTGCCGCAAAAAGTGAAACACCAACGCGGCTGCGAGCGGCGATTCAAACTTTTTTTTCGGAAAAATAG
- a CDS encoding DUF6157 family protein: MTHTTNYYNTLIEVAPDTKVNQSTLPTAKKSGKSVAEMQFEMISPNPYRYTSDEVLFHIYAIRNEIPKAEIAEAKTTFFSKGQPCFRSSPLTKSHGFGVHYDENGKMALIPMESKEYQRFISDEKIKKTKAMRSSK; encoded by the coding sequence ATGACACATACGACAAATTATTATAACACCTTGATTGAAGTCGCTCCCGATACAAAGGTGAATCAATCCACCTTACCCACCGCAAAAAAATCGGGTAAGTCCGTCGCTGAAATGCAATTTGAAATGATTTCCCCGAATCCCTATCGATACACCTCCGATGAAGTGCTATTTCACATCTATGCCATTCGGAATGAAATCCCAAAGGCGGAAATTGCAGAGGCTAAAACGACCTTTTTCTCAAAAGGACAGCCGTGTTTCCGCTCTTCGCCACTAACGAAATCGCACGGGTTTGGCGTTCATTATGATGAAAATGGAAAAATGGCACTCATTCCAATGGAATCAAAAGAATATCAAAGGTTCATTTCAGATGAGAAAATAAAGAAAACCAAAGCGATGAGAAGCTCAAAATAA
- a CDS encoding HAD hydrolase-like protein, giving the protein MNFNSKIKGIIFDLDGTLADIAESINFVLQKHHFPTHPHEAYKPFTGEGLKMLVTKSLPETARTPEMIEQCTAEMIAYYTPRSAN; this is encoded by the coding sequence ATGAATTTTAATTCCAAAATTAAAGGAATTATCTTCGACCTTGACGGCACACTCGCCGATATCGCCGAATCAATAAATTTCGTCTTGCAAAAGCATCATTTTCCAACCCATCCACACGAAGCCTATAAACCCTTTACCGGCGAGGGATTAAAAATGCTTGTTACAAAATCCTTGCCCGAAACCGCCCGCACACCTGAAATGATTGAACAATGCACCGCAGAAATGATTGCATATTATACGCCAAGAAGTGCCAATTAA
- a CDS encoding DUF5362 family protein: MFRNLKIEVETVALMKESARWTKYFTIIQFTIIALLSILGFGMILGGLFISSAPNLPKGFDAIGPIYFAAGIVYLIYGGVILIPVMNLSRFSDKIDKSLNLGDQSLFEQSIDHLSKYFKYIVLMILISIPVTIVLFIIMTVIMVNAGIAK; the protein is encoded by the coding sequence ATGTTCCGAAACTTAAAAATCGAAGTCGAAACCGTTGCACTGATGAAAGAAAGTGCGCGATGGACAAAATATTTTACGATCATTCAATTTACGATCATTGCTCTTCTTTCTATCCTTGGTTTCGGAATGATTTTAGGGGGATTATTTATTTCCTCCGCGCCAAATCTACCAAAAGGATTTGACGCAATAGGCCCGATATATTTCGCGGCTGGTATTGTTTATTTAATTTATGGTGGGGTAATTTTAATTCCTGTGATGAATTTAAGCAGATTTTCTGATAAAATTGATAAGTCTCTTAATCTTGGAGATCAGTCACTATTTGAACAAAGCATTGATCATTTATCCAAATACTTCAAATATATTGTTCTCATGATTTTAATTTCAATTCCCGTAACCATTGTTTTATTTATCATTATGACAGTGATTATGGTAAACGCGGGAATTGCTAAATAA
- the dnaN gene encoding DNA polymerase III subunit beta, with protein MKFSTSIKKLSEAVSHATLVLPAKAADPRFDSIALTLENNTLTVFASDGEFSLSRRLTVEGDGNGAIALPSRRFNEAVSNLYDAQADFKAEQKEAEGTMSFSIKTNLGSYKVAGGSEKTEKEDIIKSNDLEIKLDVLQLKDIADKTLFAVSTDSMRPSMTGVLFELEPKMLRAVATDGQRLVRATKKFDTGAKEKTKVIIPHRVLSVAARVLPGEGEVVLTFDLKVQRISFECGDVRLIASLIAENYPNYEAVIPLENDKRLVIKRQEMFQTVRRVGRYSDRRDVRLQVSENTIKVSAENQNEGSFAEETLLCEYKNDGMLIGFKSDLIADALDHLETEDVVFEFSSPTRATIVKPKHDETKEKKPEDILMLVMPYRLNN; from the coding sequence ATGAAATTTTCCACTTCCATTAAAAAGCTGTCAGAAGCTGTCAGTCATGCAACCCTTGTTCTTCCGGCAAAAGCCGCCGACCCACGCTTTGATTCCATTGCACTCACTTTAGAAAATAATACACTCACAGTATTTGCCTCAGATGGCGAGTTTTCGCTTTCCCGCAGGCTCACGGTTGAGGGTGATGGAAACGGTGCAATTGCGCTTCCCTCACGAAGATTCAATGAAGCCGTCAGCAACCTCTATGATGCCCAAGCTGATTTCAAAGCAGAGCAAAAGGAAGCCGAAGGAACAATGAGTTTCTCGATTAAAACCAATCTTGGAAGTTATAAAGTGGCCGGAGGAAGTGAAAAAACTGAGAAGGAAGATATTATCAAATCAAATGACCTTGAAATTAAGCTTGATGTCTTGCAACTCAAAGACATTGCCGATAAAACACTCTTTGCTGTAAGTACCGATAGCATGCGACCTTCAATGACCGGTGTGCTTTTTGAATTGGAACCAAAAATGCTGCGGGCTGTCGCGACCGACGGGCAACGCTTGGTTCGAGCAACAAAGAAATTCGATACCGGTGCCAAAGAAAAAACAAAAGTGATTATTCCACACCGTGTGCTTTCTGTTGCAGCGCGCGTGCTTCCGGGAGAAGGTGAAGTGGTGCTGACTTTTGACTTAAAAGTCCAACGCATCTCATTTGAATGTGGTGATGTTCGACTGATTGCAAGCTTGATTGCTGAAAACTATCCAAACTATGAAGCCGTCATTCCGCTCGAAAATGACAAGCGACTCGTCATCAAGAGGCAAGAAATGTTCCAAACCGTTCGCCGCGTTGGGCGCTACTCCGATCGGCGTGATGTGAGGCTTCAAGTCAGTGAAAATACTATTAAGGTATCCGCAGAAAATCAAAACGAAGGCTCATTTGCGGAAGAAACGTTGCTCTGTGAATATAAAAACGACGGAATGCTCATCGGATTTAAATCCGACCTTATCGCCGATGCACTCGACCATTTAGAAACCGAAGATGTCGTTTTTGAATTCAGCTCTCCAACCCGAGCGACCATCGTTAAGCCAAAACACGATGAAACCAAAGAAAAAAAACCGGAAGATATCCTGATGCTCGTGATGCCTTACCGACTCAATAACTAA
- a CDS encoding VOC family protein: MTNMIQESFQYSSPELEPKVVGLGGVFFFSDDPAKSREWYATHLGLAVNDYGSSFEFRNANRPEEINYLQWSPFKKGDAYFAPSTKEFMINYRVQNLEGLVNKLKGNGVTVLDEIAVYDYGKFVHILDAEGNKIELWEPVDHVFTAMGGETTK, from the coding sequence ATGACAAATATGATTCAAGAATCGTTTCAATATAGCTCTCCGGAGCTTGAGCCAAAGGTGGTTGGTCTTGGCGGTGTATTCTTTTTTTCGGATGATCCGGCGAAATCGCGCGAGTGGTATGCCACGCATTTAGGACTTGCGGTGAACGATTACGGTTCGTCGTTTGAGTTTCGCAATGCGAATCGACCGGAAGAAATTAACTACTTGCAGTGGTCGCCTTTTAAGAAAGGCGACGCCTATTTTGCTCCGTCCACAAAGGAATTTATGATTAACTACCGCGTTCAAAATCTTGAAGGTTTAGTGAATAAGTTAAAAGGAAATGGTGTAACGGTGCTGGACGAAATTGCGGTATATGACTACGGTAAGTTCGTTCATATTCTTGATGCTGAAGGAAACAAGATTGAACTCTGGGAGCCCGTAGATCATGTCTTTACGGCAATGGGCGGCGAGACGACGAAGTAA